In Lutra lutra chromosome 13, mLutLut1.2, whole genome shotgun sequence, one genomic interval encodes:
- the PRRT1B gene encoding proline rich transmembrane protein 1B isoform X1 encodes MDAGTNAKGGGGPTASEDPRSPALPQLPRRPQLLDEDGGPSKEVPLDGGSSPAVEEPPADAQAEAEAVAASPGQAEAAGEARQGPKVAAGGVPDIGFVGEPPPYAPPDPKAVHLLYPPFPQGPVLFQPGPSPQALYPPPLAAPLYPAPAAPPLFTPFPVYNGPVAGMPAPAATEHRPLPKDHMMESVLVTLFCCLLTGLLAVVYSHETRAALSRGDLAQAEEASRKARSLVLFSLLFGVFVSTGWVVYVLVALYLS; translated from the exons ATGGACGCAG GAACCAATGCAAAAGGGGGCGGTGGCCCCACAGCCTCCGAGGACCCCCGGAGCCCCGCGCTCCCACAGCTTCCGCGCCGCCCACAGCTCCTGGATGAGGACGGAGGGCCCAGCAAGGAGGTGCCCTTGGATGGGGGCAGCTCCCCAGCTGTGGAGGAACCTCCGGCCGATGCCCAGGCCGAGGCCGAGGCTGTGGCCGCGTCCCCCGGCCAGGCTGAGGCTGCAGGCGAGGCCCGGCAGGGGCCCAAGGTGGCAGCTGGCGGGGTGCCCGACATCGGCTTCGTGGGCGAGCCCCCACCCTACGCGCCACCGGACCCCAAGGCCGTGCACCTGCTGTACCCGCCCTTCCCACAGGGGCCGGTCCTCTTCCAGCCCGGGCCCTCGCCCCAGGCCCTGTACCCACCACCGCTGGCTGCGCCCCTGTACCCCGCGCCCGCTGCGCCACCGCTCTTCACACCCTTCCCGGTG TACAACGGCCCCGTGGCCGGCATGCCAGCCCCCGCCGCCACGGAGCACAGGCCGCTGCCCAAGGACCACATGATGGAGTCGGTGCTGGTGACGCTCTTCTGCTGCTTGCTCACGGGGCTCCTCGCCGTCGTGTACTCGCACGAG ACCCGCGCGGCCCTGAGCAGGGGGGACCTGGCGCAGGCGGAGGAGGCGTCCCGCAAGGCTCGCTCGCTTGTGCTCTTCAGCCTGCTCTTCGGGGTGTTCGTGTCCACCGGCTGGGTCGTCTACGTGCTGGTGGCGCTCTACCTGTCCTGA
- the PRRT1B gene encoding proline rich transmembrane protein 1B isoform X2, with amino-acid sequence MDAGTNAKGGGGPTASEDPRSPALPQLPRRPQLLDEDGGPSKEVPLDGGSSPAVEEPPADAQAEAEAVAASPGQAEAAGEARQGPKVAAGGVPDIGFVGEPPPYAPPDPKAVHLLYPPFPQGPVLFQPGPSPQALYPPPLAAPLYPAPAAPPLFTPFPVYNGPVAGMPAPAATEHRPLPKDHMMESVLVTLFCCLLTGLLAVVYSHELQV; translated from the exons ATGGACGCAG GAACCAATGCAAAAGGGGGCGGTGGCCCCACAGCCTCCGAGGACCCCCGGAGCCCCGCGCTCCCACAGCTTCCGCGCCGCCCACAGCTCCTGGATGAGGACGGAGGGCCCAGCAAGGAGGTGCCCTTGGATGGGGGCAGCTCCCCAGCTGTGGAGGAACCTCCGGCCGATGCCCAGGCCGAGGCCGAGGCTGTGGCCGCGTCCCCCGGCCAGGCTGAGGCTGCAGGCGAGGCCCGGCAGGGGCCCAAGGTGGCAGCTGGCGGGGTGCCCGACATCGGCTTCGTGGGCGAGCCCCCACCCTACGCGCCACCGGACCCCAAGGCCGTGCACCTGCTGTACCCGCCCTTCCCACAGGGGCCGGTCCTCTTCCAGCCCGGGCCCTCGCCCCAGGCCCTGTACCCACCACCGCTGGCTGCGCCCCTGTACCCCGCGCCCGCTGCGCCACCGCTCTTCACACCCTTCCCGGTG TACAACGGCCCCGTGGCCGGCATGCCAGCCCCCGCCGCCACGGAGCACAGGCCGCTGCCCAAGGACCACATGATGGAGTCGGTGCTGGTGACGCTCTTCTGCTGCTTGCTCACGGGGCTCCTCGCCGTCGTGTACTCGCACGAG